One window of the Anaeromyxobacter dehalogenans 2CP-C genome contains the following:
- a CDS encoding DedA family protein yields MLQALLSRFGYLAVLALLAGAGLGVPIPEEATQLAAGALAHQGYLRLPLVIAACWLGIVLGDLAFFLVARRHGDRVLRTRMVARVLTPERRGRLEGHLARHAFLSVAVARHTSGLRLAAFALAATHGVRLRTFVLADGLSALVSVPLVVSVGYLFAHHLGTAERGVRRVELAVLGAVLLAVAVAAWVRRRRRVQARGDPSTGPG; encoded by the coding sequence GTGCTCCAGGCGCTCCTCTCCCGCTTCGGCTACCTCGCCGTGCTGGCCCTGCTGGCCGGCGCGGGGCTGGGCGTCCCGATCCCCGAGGAGGCCACCCAGCTCGCCGCCGGGGCGCTCGCGCACCAGGGCTACCTGCGCCTCCCGCTCGTGATCGCGGCGTGCTGGCTCGGGATCGTGCTCGGCGACCTCGCGTTCTTCCTCGTGGCGCGCCGGCACGGGGACCGCGTGCTGCGCACGCGCATGGTGGCCCGGGTGCTCACGCCCGAGCGGCGCGGCCGGCTGGAGGGCCACCTCGCGCGCCACGCGTTCCTCTCGGTGGCGGTGGCGCGGCACACCTCCGGCCTGCGGCTGGCCGCGTTCGCGCTCGCCGCGACGCACGGGGTGCGCCTGCGGACGTTCGTCCTCGCCGACGGGCTCTCCGCGCTCGTCTCGGTGCCGCTGGTGGTCTCGGTGGGCTACCTGTTCGCGCACCACCTCGGCACGGCCGAGCGCGGCGTGCGCCGGGTGGAGCTGGCGGTGCTCGGCGCGGTGCTGCTGGCCGTCGCGGTGGCCGCGTGGGTCCGGCGGCGGCGCCGCGTCCAGGCTCGGGGCGACCCTTCGACGGGCCCAGGGTGA
- a CDS encoding Lnb N-terminal periplasmic domain-containing protein: protein MLAPLALALALASPPAPPSADPGPAPAAAIATAAPGSLSPAANAAPDPAYLAELVARARALRLAEDPGWLKLGHWRRRPLGGWKSEADGAKFFRARDGKTDPAAELEATLAGFLDAGPKADELDDAQCRFPARFAFLGGRLGFDLARLPPRRCPRFEDFYGKIRPQGVTVVFSSYYLNNPASAFGHTLLRLDKAPEAIGGKHFELLDYGVDYAATVDTGNAVLYAAKGLLGFFKGEFKYYPYYYKVREYGDYESRDLWEYDLELTQGEVALLGAHVWELGGTWFDYWYLDENCSYHVLGALEAAAPRLDLLSHVGRAVVLPSDTVVALFRNPGLVRRVHYRPSIRTQFEARARGLSGAELREVEALAGDPAAPLAAGTPPDGQAKVLDAAVDLLDLRHARELIRGLEPKAAQDRQALLERRAALGVASAPLALPVPEARRPERGHGSLRLGVGGGAADGQGGTVLLDARLALHDLGDPADGYPPTAQIEFLPTRLRWTPRERRVDLDDVALVRIVSLSPVTRFDARPSWKASFGATTVRDRGCDRCVAFAGDFGGGLAAALPGGLDLAATGDLELRASPRLSGAGGTGWRPGIGPSALARLRLGSRAVLLADARWRWLPEAAPRTTWSWGGALRLHLARDLSLAFEARRQPLATEAAALVLGYF, encoded by the coding sequence ATGCTCGCCCCGCTCGCCCTCGCCCTCGCGCTCGCGTCCCCGCCCGCCCCGCCGTCCGCGGATCCCGGCCCGGCGCCCGCGGCCGCGATCGCCACCGCGGCGCCGGGCTCCCTGAGCCCGGCCGCGAACGCCGCGCCGGACCCCGCCTACCTCGCCGAGCTGGTCGCGAGGGCCCGCGCGCTCCGGCTGGCGGAGGATCCGGGGTGGCTGAAGCTGGGGCACTGGCGCCGCCGCCCGCTGGGCGGCTGGAAGAGCGAGGCCGACGGCGCCAAGTTCTTCCGGGCCCGCGACGGGAAGACCGATCCGGCCGCCGAGCTGGAGGCGACGCTGGCCGGCTTCCTCGACGCCGGCCCGAAGGCGGACGAGCTCGACGACGCGCAGTGCCGCTTCCCGGCGCGCTTCGCGTTCCTGGGCGGGCGGCTCGGCTTCGACCTCGCCCGCCTGCCGCCGCGCCGCTGCCCGCGCTTCGAGGACTTCTACGGGAAGATCCGGCCGCAGGGCGTGACGGTGGTGTTCTCGTCCTACTACCTCAACAACCCCGCCTCGGCGTTCGGCCACACCCTGCTCCGGCTCGACAAGGCGCCGGAGGCGATCGGCGGCAAGCACTTCGAGCTGCTCGACTACGGGGTGGACTACGCCGCCACCGTGGACACCGGGAACGCGGTGCTCTACGCGGCGAAGGGGCTGCTCGGCTTCTTCAAGGGCGAGTTCAAGTACTACCCGTACTACTACAAGGTCCGCGAGTACGGGGACTACGAGTCCCGGGATCTGTGGGAGTACGACCTCGAGCTCACGCAGGGCGAGGTGGCGCTGCTCGGCGCGCACGTCTGGGAGCTGGGCGGCACCTGGTTCGACTACTGGTACCTCGACGAGAACTGCAGCTACCACGTGCTCGGCGCGCTCGAGGCCGCCGCGCCGCGGCTCGACCTCCTCTCGCACGTGGGCCGCGCGGTGGTGCTGCCCTCCGACACCGTGGTGGCGCTGTTCCGCAACCCGGGCCTGGTGCGGCGCGTCCACTACCGCCCCTCCATCCGCACGCAGTTCGAGGCGCGGGCCCGCGGGCTCTCCGGCGCCGAGCTGCGCGAGGTGGAGGCGCTCGCCGGCGACCCGGCCGCGCCGCTCGCCGCGGGGACCCCGCCGGACGGGCAGGCGAAGGTGCTCGACGCGGCGGTGGACCTGCTCGACCTCCGCCACGCGCGCGAGCTCATCCGCGGCCTCGAGCCGAAGGCGGCGCAGGACCGGCAGGCGCTGCTCGAGCGGCGGGCCGCGCTGGGGGTGGCGAGCGCGCCGCTCGCGCTCCCCGTCCCGGAGGCGCGCCGCCCCGAGCGCGGCCACGGCTCGCTGCGCCTCGGGGTGGGCGGCGGCGCCGCCGACGGCCAGGGCGGGACGGTGCTCCTCGACGCGCGCCTGGCGCTCCACGACCTCGGCGATCCCGCCGACGGCTACCCGCCCACCGCGCAGATCGAGTTCCTCCCCACGCGCCTGCGCTGGACGCCGCGCGAGCGGCGGGTGGACCTCGACGACGTGGCGCTCGTGCGCATCGTCTCGCTCAGCCCGGTGACGCGCTTCGACGCGCGGCCGTCCTGGAAGGCGAGCTTCGGCGCCACCACCGTGCGCGACCGCGGCTGCGACCGGTGCGTCGCGTTCGCGGGCGACTTCGGCGGCGGGCTGGCGGCGGCGCTGCCGGGCGGCCTCGACCTCGCCGCCACCGGCGACCTCGAGCTGCGCGCCTCGCCCCGGCTCTCCGGCGCGGGCGGCACTGGCTGGCGCCCGGGGATCGGCCCCTCGGCGCTGGCGCGGCTCCGCCTCGGATCGCGCGCGGTCCTGCTCGCCGACGCGCGCTGGCGCTGGCTGCCCGAGGCCGCGCCCCGCACCACCTGGTCGTGGGGCGGCGCGCTCCGGCTGCACCTCGCGCGCGACCTCTCGCTGGCGTTCGAGGCCCGCCGGCAGCCGCTCGCCACCGAGGCCGCCGCGCTGGTGCTCGGCTACTTCTAG
- a CDS encoding DUF3015 domain-containing protein, producing MNRITLALVAALLAVPAAAADQTASAIKGTGRYGTAGCGLGSMAFGNTPGAVQILAATTNGTFGNQTFGITTGTSNCGSGVFTAGTKNFVDANREALAKDISRGEGEAIGALTVINACENSHAVGAALQKNFKAIFPSESASNEDVTKAILDTLHGDAALGCGRS from the coding sequence ATGAACCGCATCACGCTCGCGCTCGTCGCCGCGCTGCTCGCCGTGCCGGCCGCCGCCGCTGATCAGACCGCCTCCGCCATCAAGGGCACCGGCCGCTACGGCACCGCCGGCTGCGGCCTCGGCTCCATGGCGTTCGGCAACACCCCGGGCGCGGTCCAGATCCTGGCCGCCACCACCAACGGCACCTTCGGCAACCAGACCTTCGGCATCACCACCGGCACCTCGAACTGCGGCAGCGGCGTGTTCACCGCCGGCACCAAGAACTTCGTGGACGCGAACCGCGAGGCGCTCGCCAAGGACATCTCCCGCGGCGAGGGCGAGGCCATCGGCGCGCTCACCGTGATCAACGCCTGCGAGAACTCGCACGCGGTCGGCGCCGCGCTGCAGAAGAACTTCAAGGCGATCTTCCCGAGCGAGAGCGCCTCGAACGAGGACGTGACCAAGGCGATCCTCGACACGCTGCACGGCGACGCGGCCCTCGGCTGCGGCCGCAGCTAG
- a CDS encoding electron transfer flavoprotein subunit beta/FixA family protein translates to MALKIVVTAKRVEDPESKIRVKPDGSGIVTDGVNYKINPFDEIAVEEALRLKERHGGEVVVASIGGERSQTEIRAALAMGADRGILVRHDGPLDPVVVSALLAKVVEQEKPDLVILGKQSIDDDQNQAGQYLAERLGWPQGTFASKTESLESEAEQKKEPGLVLSADGKALTVVREVDGGVETLELGLPAVVTTDLRLNKPRFASLPGIMKAKKKPLQELAAASLGVDLAPQVVVKRLSEPPARKGGVKVADVEELWKKLHDEAKVL, encoded by the coding sequence ATGGCCCTCAAGATCGTGGTGACCGCGAAGCGCGTCGAGGACCCGGAGTCGAAGATCCGCGTGAAGCCGGACGGCTCCGGGATCGTGACCGACGGCGTCAACTACAAGATCAACCCGTTCGACGAGATCGCCGTCGAGGAGGCGCTCCGGCTGAAGGAGCGCCACGGCGGCGAGGTGGTGGTCGCGTCCATCGGTGGGGAAAGGTCGCAGACGGAGATCCGCGCCGCGCTCGCCATGGGCGCCGACCGCGGGATCCTCGTCCGCCACGACGGCCCGCTCGATCCGGTGGTGGTGTCGGCGCTGCTCGCCAAGGTGGTCGAGCAGGAGAAGCCCGACCTCGTCATCCTCGGCAAGCAGTCCATCGACGACGACCAGAACCAGGCCGGCCAGTACCTGGCCGAGCGGCTCGGCTGGCCGCAGGGCACGTTCGCCTCGAAGACCGAGAGCCTGGAGAGCGAGGCCGAGCAGAAGAAGGAGCCGGGCCTCGTGCTCTCCGCCGACGGCAAGGCGCTCACCGTCGTCCGCGAGGTGGACGGCGGGGTGGAGACGCTGGAGCTGGGCCTGCCGGCGGTGGTGACCACCGACCTGCGCCTCAACAAGCCGCGCTTCGCCTCGCTGCCCGGCATCATGAAGGCCAAGAAGAAGCCGCTCCAGGAGCTCGCCGCCGCGTCGCTGGGGGTGGACCTCGCGCCGCAGGTGGTGGTGAAGCGCCTCTCCGAGCCGCCCGCCCGCAAGGGCGGCGTGAAGGTGGCCGACGTCGAGGAGCTCTGGAAGAAGCTGCACGACGAGGCGAAGGTCCTCTAG
- a CDS encoding electron transfer flavoprotein subunit alpha/FixB family protein, giving the protein MSNVLIVAEQGGGQIRKATLHAISAGRAVAARTGGALHVALLGNGVRPLADALAAHGAEVHVADAPALEHPLADAWAPVIAEIAKACGAAYVGAAATAQGKDLLPRVAARLGAGMATEVLGFGGEGAAVTFRRPMWAGNVLAEVEIATPVKVFTVRATEFPAAAGEGAGKGAVHEVAAAVPAGLRTRHVGFREVKSERPELTEARVVVSGGRGTKGDFKPVEALADALGAAVGASRAAVDAGWVPNDWQVGQTGKVVAPDLYVAAGISGAIQHLAGMKGSKVIVAVNKDPDAPVFQVADYGLVADLFQALPALTEKVKASK; this is encoded by the coding sequence ATGTCGAACGTCCTCATCGTGGCCGAGCAGGGCGGCGGCCAGATCCGCAAGGCGACGCTCCACGCGATCTCGGCCGGCCGCGCCGTCGCCGCCCGCACCGGCGGCGCGCTGCACGTGGCGCTGCTCGGCAACGGCGTGCGCCCCCTCGCCGACGCGCTCGCCGCTCACGGCGCCGAGGTGCACGTGGCCGACGCGCCCGCGCTCGAGCACCCGCTCGCCGACGCCTGGGCGCCGGTGATCGCGGAGATCGCGAAGGCCTGCGGGGCGGCGTACGTGGGCGCGGCCGCCACCGCCCAGGGCAAGGACCTCCTCCCCCGCGTCGCGGCCCGGCTCGGCGCCGGGATGGCGACGGAGGTGCTCGGCTTCGGCGGCGAGGGCGCGGCCGTCACCTTCCGCCGGCCCATGTGGGCGGGCAACGTGCTCGCCGAGGTGGAGATCGCGACGCCGGTGAAGGTGTTCACCGTCCGTGCGACGGAGTTCCCGGCGGCCGCCGGGGAGGGCGCCGGCAAGGGCGCGGTGCACGAGGTGGCGGCGGCGGTGCCGGCCGGCCTGCGCACCCGGCACGTGGGCTTCCGCGAGGTGAAGAGCGAGCGGCCCGAGCTGACCGAGGCGCGCGTGGTGGTGTCGGGCGGCCGCGGCACGAAGGGCGACTTCAAGCCGGTCGAGGCGCTCGCCGACGCGCTCGGCGCGGCGGTGGGCGCGAGCCGCGCCGCGGTGGACGCGGGCTGGGTGCCGAACGACTGGCAGGTGGGGCAGACCGGCAAGGTGGTGGCGCCGGACCTGTACGTGGCGGCGGGCATCTCCGGCGCCATCCAGCACCTCGCCGGCATGAAGGGCTCGAAGGTGATCGTGGCGGTGAACAAGGACCCGGACGCGCCGGTGTTCCAGGTCGCCGACTACGGCCTGGTGGCGGACCTGTTCCAGGCGCTCCCGGCGCTCACCGAGAAGGTGAAGGCGTCGAAGTGA